GGGCCACGTGACCGGCGCGGCGCGCGGGCTGGTCGACGCGCAGGAGGCCGAGCGGCGTACCGGGATGACCGACCTGCAGTGGTGGGAGGCGCACGCGCCGCTGCTGGAGAAGGTCTTCGACGCGGAACGCCACCCGACCGCGGCGCGGGTGGGCGCGGCGGCCGGGGCCGCGCACGAGGCGGCCTACGACCCGGAGTACGCCTTCGAGTTCGGCCTGCGCCGCGTCCTGGACGGGATCGGCGTCCTCATCGGCTCACGCGCCTGAGGGGGTCCGTCAGGTGCGCGTCGCCGCGGTGTCGTGCCGGTGCTGGGGGCCGAGCACACGCAGCATGTCCAGCGCGTCGGTGCCGCCGGGCGGCGGGGTGAAGACCCGCAGTCGCTGGTCCGTGGCGGGCGTCGCCAGCACTTCGCAGTCGAACTCGATCCTGCCGAGCTCGGGATGCACGAGCCGGTACGGGTGCGACCTGCGCACCGCGACCTCGTGGCGGTCCCAGAGTGCCGCGAACTCGGCGCTGGCCGCGCGGAGCCGCGTGACGAGTGCGCGTGACGCCGCGTCGTTCCCGCGGTGGGTCACCGCGGCGCGCAGGTCGGCGACCAGCTGCCGGGCCTGCTCCTCGTGCTCTTCGGCGGCGAAGTGGTTTCGCACGTCCGGCTCGGTGAACCAGCGCAGCACGATGTTGCGGTCCTCCCGTGCCACCGTGCACACGCACCCGAACAACGCCTGCGCCATGTCGTTGTGCGCCAGCAGGTCGCCCAGGTCGCTCAGGACCTGCACCGGGACGCTGTCCAGCCGATCGAGGACGTACAGCATGCTCGGCCGCAGGTACTCCCCGGCCCGTGCCCCCTCCGGCGGGCGGTGCCCGGCGAGGAGGTACAGGTGGTCGCGCTCGTCGGTGGTCAGCCGCAGCGCGCTCGTCAGCGCGGCCAGCATCTGGACCGAGGGCTGCGGGCTCCTGGCCTGCTCGAGCCGCATGTAATAGTCGGCCGACATCGCGGCGAGCGCCGCGACCTCCTCGCGGCGCAGTCCCGGAGTACGCCGCCTCGGCCCCTCGACCAGTCCGACGTCCCGTGGAGTCAGCCGCGCACGGGCGCGGCGCAGGAAGTCGGCGAGGTCGTCGCGGTTCATCCCCATGTCGCTAGTGATATCACCGTTCGTCCCCTGGATCCTCGGACCGCCGATCCTAGGGAGACCGCTCCGTTCCTGAGCCGCCGGCGGGACGGCAGGGTCGAGGTGTGGCCATCCGAGGCCCATCCGAA
Above is a genomic segment from Actinoallomurus bryophytorum containing:
- a CDS encoding helix-turn-helix transcriptional regulator → MNRDDLADFLRRARARLTPRDVGLVEGPRRRTPGLRREEVAALAAMSADYYMRLEQARSPQPSVQMLAALTSALRLTTDERDHLYLLAGHRPPEGARAGEYLRPSMLYVLDRLDSVPVQVLSDLGDLLAHNDMAQALFGCVCTVAREDRNIVLRWFTEPDVRNHFAAEEHEEQARQLVADLRAAVTHRGNDAASRALVTRLRAASAEFAALWDRHEVAVRRSHPYRLVHPELGRIEFDCEVLATPATDQRLRVFTPPPGGTDALDMLRVLGPQHRHDTAATRT